A region of Prosthecodimorpha staleyi DNA encodes the following proteins:
- a CDS encoding MFS transporter, protein MPLLHFMLVGCAQLVGIGTIYFTIAVIAPALSRDTGVSLAMVFGLLSSAMLTAGLLGPTLGRQIDRGGARRILIAGSVMGAIGLVGLSAAQGVASIGLSLLALQIGSQMALYETIFPALAKVDAAGARRRIATVTLFGGFASTVFWPVTGLLSDWLGWRQALMALAALELAVCVPIYVIAFAPRRQIPGSSSDGRPAEPAAALPPVAPLPRRAALQIGILLAIAIAAMSFVFNAIELTFAALFASLGAAPGTIIAIAAMKGPASVIARATELIAGERVHPLTKGIAMTAGMALSLVIGAFGAPNPIALWVFAMLLGTTQGLFSIVRGTIPLALFGAGGFGELLGRIGIARQMAIASAPAVTAFIIDHAGADHALALMAVLSLVAMVALSAVARIVARVRAAA, encoded by the coding sequence GGTCTTCGGCCTGCTCAGTTCAGCCATGCTGACCGCCGGCCTGCTCGGCCCGACGCTCGGCCGCCAGATCGATCGCGGCGGTGCGCGCCGCATTCTGATCGCCGGCTCGGTGATGGGCGCGATCGGGCTCGTCGGACTGTCCGCCGCCCAGGGGGTCGCGAGCATCGGCCTGTCGCTGCTGGCCCTGCAGATCGGCAGCCAGATGGCGCTCTACGAGACCATCTTTCCGGCCCTCGCCAAGGTCGATGCCGCCGGCGCCCGGCGGCGCATCGCCACCGTGACGCTGTTCGGCGGCTTCGCGTCGACCGTCTTCTGGCCGGTGACCGGCCTGCTGTCCGACTGGCTCGGCTGGCGCCAGGCCCTGATGGCCCTGGCGGCGCTGGAACTCGCGGTCTGCGTCCCGATCTACGTCATCGCCTTCGCGCCGCGCCGGCAGATCCCAGGGTCATCGTCGGACGGCCGGCCTGCGGAGCCCGCGGCCGCCCTGCCGCCGGTCGCACCGCTGCCGCGCCGCGCCGCCCTGCAGATCGGCATCCTGCTGGCGATCGCGATCGCCGCGATGAGCTTCGTGTTCAATGCCATCGAGCTGACCTTCGCGGCGCTGTTCGCCTCGCTCGGCGCCGCGCCCGGCACGATCATCGCCATCGCGGCCATGAAGGGACCAGCCTCGGTGATCGCCCGCGCGACCGAACTGATCGCGGGCGAGCGTGTGCATCCGCTGACCAAGGGCATCGCCATGACGGCCGGCATGGCGCTGTCGCTGGTCATCGGTGCCTTCGGTGCGCCGAATCCGATCGCGCTCTGGGTCTTCGCGATGCTGCTCGGCACCACCCAAGGGCTGTTCTCGATCGTGCGCGGCACGATCCCGCTCGCCCTGTTCGGGGCCGGCGGCTTCGGCGAACTGCTCGGCCGGATCGGCATCGCCCGGCAGATGGCGATCGCCTCCGCCCCGGCCGTCACCGCCTTCATCATCGATCATGCCGGCGCCGACCACGCGCTCGCGTTGATGGCCGTGCTGAGCCTCGTCGCCATGGTCGCGCTGTCGGCGGTCGCCCGGATCGTCGCCCGGGTCCGCGCCGCCGCCTGA
- a CDS encoding polyprenyl synthetase family protein, translating to MGVVVPFEEIQNPEPSIDRLIGLVADDMDRVNALILSKAGSDVAMIPEVANHLISSGGKRLRPMLTLAAAQMCGYREDGHIRLATAVEFMHTATLLHDDVVDESDMRRGKLAARKLWGNQASVLVGDYLLGQAFRMMVEVGVMQALSILSDAAAIIAEGEVMQLAAAKNMATTEDEYLAVIRAKTAALFSAAAEVGPVVAGRPRGEQAAFRSYGTNLGLAFQLVDDALDYGGSSAKLGKNVGDDFREGKITLPVVLAYRRGSDEDRAFWTRCLQGGEIADGDLGRAVDLMKRHNALADTVDRARHYGAVARDALAPFRETEHKRALLEVVEFCVARAY from the coding sequence GTGGGCGTCGTCGTACCTTTTGAAGAGATCCAGAATCCTGAGCCGTCGATCGACCGGCTCATCGGCCTCGTCGCCGACGACATGGACCGCGTCAACGCCCTGATCCTGTCCAAGGCGGGTTCCGATGTCGCCATGATCCCGGAGGTCGCCAATCACCTGATCTCTTCCGGCGGCAAGCGGCTGCGGCCGATGCTGACGCTCGCCGCCGCGCAGATGTGCGGTTATCGCGAGGACGGCCATATCCGGCTCGCCACCGCGGTCGAGTTCATGCACACCGCGACGCTGCTGCATGACGACGTCGTCGATGAGAGCGACATGCGCCGCGGCAAGCTGGCCGCGCGCAAGCTGTGGGGCAATCAGGCCAGCGTCCTGGTCGGCGACTACCTGCTCGGCCAGGCCTTCCGGATGATGGTCGAGGTCGGCGTCATGCAGGCCCTGTCGATCCTGTCCGATGCGGCGGCGATCATCGCCGAGGGCGAGGTGATGCAGCTCGCCGCGGCCAAGAACATGGCCACCACCGAAGACGAGTATCTGGCCGTGATCCGGGCCAAGACGGCGGCGCTGTTTTCGGCGGCGGCCGAGGTCGGCCCGGTCGTGGCCGGCCGGCCGCGCGGCGAGCAGGCCGCCTTCCGCAGCTACGGCACCAATCTGGGCCTCGCCTTCCAGCTCGTCGACGATGCGCTCGACTATGGCGGCTCGTCGGCCAAGCTCGGCAAGAATGTCGGCGACGACTTCCGAGAGGGCAAGATCACCCTGCCGGTCGTGCTCGCCTATCGGCGCGGCTCGGACGAGGATCGCGCCTTCTGGACGCGCTGCCTGCAGGGCGGGGAGATCGCCGACGGCGATCTCGGCCGCGCCGTCGACCTGATGAAGCGCCACAATGCGCTCGCCGACACGGTCGACCGGGCGCGCCACTACGGCGCCGTCGCGCGCGACGCGCTGGCGCCGTTCCGCGAGACCGAGCACAAGCGCGCGCTGCTCGAAGTGGTCGAGTTCTGCGTCGCCCGCGCCTACTGA
- a CDS encoding putative signal transducing protein, with translation MEELVRSNDIVLITTVDALLQGAGIAHLLLDTHMATLEGSLGILPRRILVDSDEIARARRILTDAGLGHELRPAKSE, from the coding sequence ATGGAAGAACTGGTGCGGTCGAACGACATCGTCCTGATCACGACGGTGGATGCACTGCTCCAGGGCGCGGGCATCGCCCATCTCCTGCTCGACACCCATATGGCGACGCTGGAAGGGTCGCTCGGCATCCTGCCGCGGCGAATCCTGGTCGACAGCGACGAAATCGCCCGTGCCCGACGCATTCTGACCGATGCCGGCCTCGGCCACGAACTGCGTCCGGCGAAAAGCGAGTGA
- a CDS encoding tRNA1(Val) (adenine(37)-N6)-methyltransferase translates to MSAVPASAIGLPAPNSAPSGAPAGDRRAHPPPPGDPATTLDRFLGGHLIIEQPARGAHRAGLDAILLAATVPAEARGLLVDLGAGVGTAGLAAGLRAPGLAVQLVERDPATARLARANAARLVAGGRTAPIAVIEIDIAAKASLREAAGLGRESADIVIMNPPYFAPGRVRASPAGARAAAHVLPEAAGRSESDGGGPAPSPAPGAARRQGDGDGLALWTRAAAALARPDGMLALIFRGDALSDILAALDGRFGALAIRPIHPRAEAPAHRLLVTGRKGSRAAPAILPGLVLHPPAGSDYLPGADAILRGEAGL, encoded by the coding sequence GTGAGCGCAGTGCCTGCATCCGCCATTGGGCTGCCGGCACCGAACAGTGCGCCATCCGGGGCGCCTGCCGGCGACCGGCGCGCGCATCCGCCGCCTCCCGGCGATCCCGCCACAACGCTCGACCGTTTCCTCGGCGGGCACCTGATCATCGAGCAGCCCGCACGCGGGGCGCATCGGGCCGGGCTCGATGCCATCCTGCTGGCCGCGACCGTGCCGGCCGAGGCCCGCGGCCTGTTGGTCGATCTCGGGGCCGGTGTCGGCACCGCCGGGCTCGCGGCCGGCCTGCGCGCGCCGGGCCTCGCCGTGCAGTTGGTCGAGCGCGACCCGGCGACCGCGCGGCTCGCCCGCGCCAATGCGGCGCGGCTGGTCGCGGGCGGGCGGACGGCGCCGATCGCAGTCATCGAGATCGACATTGCCGCCAAGGCATCCTTGCGCGAGGCCGCCGGGCTTGGGCGCGAAAGTGCCGACATCGTGATCATGAACCCGCCCTATTTCGCCCCGGGCCGGGTGCGCGCCTCGCCGGCCGGCGCCCGCGCCGCCGCCCATGTGCTGCCCGAAGCGGCCGGGCGGTCGGAATCCGACGGCGGCGGCCCGGCCCCCTCCCCGGCGCCCGGCGCGGCACGGCGGCAGGGTGACGGCGACGGGCTGGCGCTCTGGACGCGCGCGGCGGCCGCACTCGCCCGGCCGGACGGGATGCTGGCCCTGATCTTCCGGGGCGACGCGCTTAGCGACATTCTCGCCGCCCTCGACGGCCGCTTCGGTGCGCTCGCCATCCGGCCGATCCATCCGCGCGCCGAGGCGCCGGCGCACCGGCTCCTGGTCACCGGCCGCAAGGGCAGCCGCGCCGCTCCGGCGATCCTGCCCGGACTCGTGCTGCATCCGCCCGCGGGCAGCGACTACCTGCCCGGAGCGGATGCGATCCTGCGAGGCGAAGCGGGATTGTGA